In Sporosarcina luteola, a single window of DNA contains:
- a CDS encoding SprT family protein: MEQRDLQQLVQQLSIEAFGKPFRHEARFNARLRTTGGRYKLLDGSIEINPTVLALYDLDELIGIIKHELCHYHLHQEGKGYRHGDADFKKLLRETGSPRYCKPLGKATSKPKKIHLYQCKSCRLEYRRKRKMDVRKYRCGKCAGEIILLQ; this comes from the coding sequence ATGGAACAACGTGACTTGCAGCAACTCGTCCAACAATTATCCATAGAAGCTTTCGGAAAACCATTCAGACATGAAGCGCGTTTCAACGCCCGCCTCCGAACAACGGGCGGTCGCTACAAACTGCTCGACGGATCTATTGAAATCAACCCGACTGTTTTAGCGCTTTACGATTTGGATGAACTAATCGGCATCATCAAGCATGAACTTTGCCATTACCATCTCCATCAAGAAGGAAAAGGATATAGACATGGAGATGCGGACTTCAAAAAGCTGTTGCGGGAAACCGGCTCGCCAAGATATTGCAAGCCGCTAGGGAAGGCAACTAGCAAACCGAAGAAGATCCATCTCTATCAATGTAAATCATGTCGATTGGAATATAGACGCAAAAGAAAAATGGATGTGCGGAAATATAGATGCGGCAAATGCGCCGGAGAAATCATCCTGCTTCAATAA
- a CDS encoding Tex family protein, producing MTNSLIEATAKRASISKKQTANVISLLDEGNTVPFIARYRKEATGSLDEVEIKAIEDAYHYEKGLEQRKEEVIRLIEEQGKLTDELKKEIQSATVLQRIEDLYRPYKQKRRTRAMIAIESGLEPLADKLMAFGPDNPEDLAAAFVNEEKAVASIDEALAGARDIIAERIADDAALRESVRKLAWSDGQMASMLRKGAEDERGVYEMYYEYEEPLKKIVPHRVLALNRGEKEEVLRVGVAFPAERIIGVLERELIKKQQSPSAVHVKEATEDAFKRLIAPSVEREIRTALTEKAEAQAIHVFSENLKSLLLQPPLKGRMVLGVDPAFRSGCKLAVIDETGKMLEVSVIYPHPPKADKEASKKMILSTLAKYKIPIIAIGNGTASRETEKFIADCIKESKEPVSYVIVNEAGASVYSASAQAREEFPDLQVEQRSAVSIARRLQDPLSELVKIDPESIGVGQYQHDVARKKLSDSLSFVVETAVNRVGVNVNTASSSLLQYVAGLSKTVAENIVKAREEEGLFQKRTQLKKVPRLGAKTYEQAIGFLRIPEAKDRFDSTGLHPESYMTAEQVLAEAGVDKSLLGKEEAVSALTALDVPALATKFDIGEVTLRDIIDTLKRPNRDPRDDYPQPLLKADVLDMKDLYEGLEMQGTVRNVVDFGAFVDIGVSEDGLVHISKLKKGFVKHPLDVVASGDIVTVWVEGVDKNKGRISLTMIPPKGK from the coding sequence ATGACGAACAGTCTAATAGAAGCAACAGCCAAAAGAGCGTCGATTAGTAAGAAACAAACCGCCAATGTCATCTCTCTTCTCGACGAAGGCAACACGGTCCCTTTCATCGCAAGATACCGGAAAGAAGCGACCGGTTCACTCGATGAAGTGGAAATCAAAGCGATTGAAGATGCGTACCATTATGAAAAGGGGCTAGAACAACGGAAAGAGGAAGTCATCCGGTTAATTGAAGAGCAGGGGAAATTGACTGACGAGCTGAAAAAGGAAATCCAATCAGCAACCGTATTGCAACGCATTGAAGATCTGTATAGGCCGTACAAGCAGAAAAGACGTACGCGTGCGATGATTGCGATTGAAAGTGGACTCGAACCGCTGGCGGACAAGTTGATGGCATTCGGTCCGGATAATCCGGAAGACCTTGCCGCGGCTTTCGTGAATGAAGAGAAAGCTGTCGCATCCATCGACGAGGCGCTTGCAGGAGCGCGCGATATTATCGCAGAACGAATTGCGGATGACGCTGCACTCCGGGAAAGCGTGCGGAAACTTGCTTGGTCCGATGGCCAAATGGCTTCCATGCTCCGTAAAGGGGCCGAGGATGAACGCGGTGTGTATGAAATGTATTACGAATATGAAGAGCCACTGAAAAAGATTGTCCCTCACCGTGTACTTGCGTTGAATAGGGGAGAAAAAGAAGAGGTTCTGCGTGTAGGCGTGGCATTCCCAGCGGAGCGTATCATCGGTGTCCTTGAGCGCGAATTGATCAAAAAACAACAATCCCCATCCGCTGTGCACGTTAAAGAGGCGACAGAAGATGCATTCAAACGGCTGATTGCTCCGTCTGTCGAGCGGGAAATCAGGACAGCGCTGACAGAAAAGGCGGAAGCCCAAGCGATCCATGTATTCTCGGAAAACTTGAAGAGTCTTCTATTGCAACCACCTTTAAAAGGCAGGATGGTGTTGGGCGTCGATCCGGCTTTTCGTTCAGGCTGTAAATTGGCGGTCATTGACGAAACAGGGAAGATGCTTGAAGTGTCGGTTATTTATCCCCACCCTCCGAAAGCGGATAAGGAAGCTTCGAAGAAAATGATTCTTTCAACTCTCGCCAAATATAAGATCCCGATCATCGCAATTGGCAACGGAACAGCCTCAAGAGAAACGGAGAAATTCATTGCGGACTGCATCAAGGAATCGAAAGAGCCAGTTTCGTATGTCATCGTCAATGAAGCGGGGGCAAGTGTCTACTCGGCATCGGCCCAGGCGCGGGAAGAATTCCCTGACCTCCAAGTCGAACAGCGGAGCGCTGTTTCCATTGCGCGGAGATTGCAGGACCCATTATCCGAACTCGTCAAAATCGATCCTGAATCGATCGGCGTCGGCCAATACCAGCATGACGTGGCACGGAAAAAACTGTCCGATTCGCTATCGTTTGTAGTTGAAACCGCGGTGAACCGGGTAGGTGTGAACGTGAACACCGCTTCTTCATCTTTACTGCAATACGTGGCGGGTCTTTCGAAGACAGTAGCGGAAAACATCGTCAAGGCGCGTGAAGAGGAAGGGCTGTTCCAAAAACGGACGCAGCTGAAAAAGGTTCCGCGTCTCGGAGCGAAGACATATGAACAGGCAATCGGCTTCCTTCGCATACCGGAAGCGAAAGACCGATTTGACTCTACCGGACTTCATCCCGAAAGCTATATGACGGCAGAGCAGGTGCTCGCGGAAGCCGGAGTGGACAAGAGTTTGTTAGGGAAGGAAGAGGCAGTGAGTGCTCTAACCGCATTGGATGTCCCGGCATTAGCTACAAAATTCGATATCGGTGAAGTGACGTTGCGCGATATTATCGACACATTGAAGCGACCGAACCGCGATCCTCGTGACGACTACCCGCAGCCGCTGTTGAAAGCGGACGTACTCGATATGAAAGACTTATATGAAGGACTTGAGATGCAAGGGACTGTCCGGAACGTCGTAGACTTCGGTGCATTCGTCGATATCGGTGTATCGGAAGACGGACTCGTCCACATTTCGAAATTGAAAAAAGGGTTCGTCAAGCATCCGCTCGATGTAGTCGCATCCGGCGACATCGTGACCGTCTGGGTGGAAGGTGTAGATAAAAATAAAGGCAGAATCTCGTTGACGATGATTCCTCCGAAAGGGAAGTAA
- a CDS encoding PP2C family serine/threonine-protein phosphatase, producing MEVFKNDHVEAYIYNAAKHGNIESGDTYYIHSEEDYFICAIADGLGNGKVARQSAEVIPEVLERFHHESLDELLSRCNEYMVQKRGAAVAIVRVNYKDGTIEYSCIGNVRMYILHGREKMIYPLPVMGYLSGRPQKMNTQTYKYEVGDLFFLHSDGVTLNSPKASLKQSTNAYELYNIVKESAQSGDDATFIAGSLLQ from the coding sequence GTGGAAGTGTTCAAAAATGATCATGTAGAGGCATACATCTATAACGCAGCGAAGCATGGCAATATCGAGTCGGGAGATACGTATTATATTCATTCCGAAGAGGACTACTTCATCTGTGCGATTGCCGACGGGTTGGGAAACGGTAAAGTCGCAAGGCAATCCGCGGAAGTGATACCTGAAGTCCTTGAACGCTTTCACCACGAATCGCTAGACGAATTGCTGAGCCGCTGCAATGAATATATGGTGCAGAAACGCGGAGCAGCCGTAGCAATCGTGCGTGTCAACTATAAGGACGGCACGATCGAATACAGCTGTATCGGTAATGTCAGGATGTATATTCTGCACGGTCGTGAAAAGATGATCTATCCTTTGCCTGTCATGGGATATTTATCAGGAAGGCCGCAAAAGATGAATACCCAGACATACAAGTACGAAGTTGGCGATCTGTTTTTCCTTCATTCGGACGGAGTGACGCTGAACAGCCCGAAAGCAAGTTTGAAACAGAGCACCAACGCATATGAGTTGTACAATATCGTAAAAGAATCGGCACAATCCGGCGACGATGCCACATTCATCGCCGGCAGCCTGCTTCAGTAA
- the sigB gene encoding RNA polymerase sigma factor SigB, with amino-acid sequence MSNEQPTHKPDTKEKVLEWIRQYQETNDDEAQTNLVLHYERLVHSIARKYSNGKPYHEDIVQVGMLGLLGAIRRYDPDLGRSFEAFAVPTIVGEIKRFLRDKTWAVHVPRRIKELGPKIKAAVEALTIEMQRSPLVSEIAEYLGTDEELVLEAMEMGRSYQALSMDHTLEADSEGGTVTLFDIIGESDDGFERTDHRLVVANALNVLSEREKQIIQYTYIEQMSQKEAGERLGISQMHVSRLQRKAIKKLQEAIMAAGGAS; translated from the coding sequence ATGTCAAACGAACAGCCAACTCATAAGCCGGATACGAAAGAGAAAGTGTTGGAATGGATCAGGCAGTACCAGGAGACGAACGACGATGAAGCGCAGACGAATCTCGTCCTTCACTACGAACGGCTCGTCCATTCCATCGCCCGCAAATATTCAAACGGAAAGCCATACCATGAAGATATCGTCCAAGTAGGTATGCTCGGTCTCCTCGGGGCGATCCGCAGATATGACCCGGACCTCGGACGCAGCTTCGAAGCATTTGCCGTGCCGACAATTGTCGGGGAAATCAAACGGTTCCTGCGTGATAAAACTTGGGCAGTCCATGTCCCACGCCGCATCAAGGAACTCGGTCCGAAGATTAAGGCTGCGGTCGAAGCATTGACGATTGAAATGCAACGTTCGCCGCTCGTGAGCGAAATCGCAGAATACTTGGGTACAGATGAAGAATTGGTTCTTGAAGCAATGGAGATGGGGAGGAGCTACCAAGCCCTATCGATGGACCATACGCTCGAAGCCGATTCGGAAGGCGGCACAGTCACCTTGTTCGATATTATTGGAGAATCGGATGACGGATTTGAGAGGACGGACCATCGACTGGTCGTTGCAAATGCTCTTAATGTGTTGTCGGAACGCGAAAAGCAGATTATCCAATATACATATATTGAGCAAATGAGCCAGAAGGAAGCGGGGGAACGACTCGGTATTTCGCAAATGCATGTATCTAGATTGCAACGGAAAGCGATTAAAAAACTTCAAGAAGCCATAATGGCAGCTGGTGGTGCATCGTAG
- the rsbW gene encoding anti-sigma B factor RsbW: MQHYDYIEIKIPAKAQYVGVARLMISGIASRLGFTYDDIEDLKIASSEAITNAVQHAYGQDEDGEVVVGCALYEERLEIMIADHGTSFDFEETKKHIGPYSDTSDARFQREGGLGLYLMETLMDEVKFHHEEGVTVFMTKYLGRERGEEDVKRTANS; the protein is encoded by the coding sequence ATGCAACATTATGATTATATAGAAATCAAGATACCCGCCAAAGCCCAATATGTCGGTGTTGCAAGATTGATGATTTCAGGCATTGCAAGTCGGCTCGGGTTTACATACGATGACATCGAAGACTTGAAAATCGCTTCAAGTGAAGCAATTACAAATGCTGTCCAACATGCTTACGGCCAGGACGAGGATGGCGAAGTCGTAGTCGGTTGTGCATTGTATGAAGAGCGGTTGGAGATCATGATTGCGGATCACGGAACAAGCTTCGACTTTGAAGAGACGAAAAAACATATCGGACCATATAGCGACACATCAGATGCCCGTTTCCAGCGCGAAGGGGGACTTGGGCTTTATTTGATGGAGACGCTCATGGATGAAGTGAAATTTCATCACGAGGAGGGCGTGACGGTCTTTATGACCAAATATCTCGGCAGAGAGCGAGGCGAAGAAGATGTCAAACGAACAGCCAACTCATAA
- a CDS encoding anti-sigma factor antagonist (This anti-anti-sigma factor, or anti-sigma factor antagonist, belongs to a family that includes characterized members SpoIIAA, RsbV, RsfA, and RsfB.), translated as MNLQVELLEQNSVQYFKVVGEIDAFTAPVLRERLAAVENVQGLKAELDLSEVDYMDSTGLGVFVGFYKAVSANGGHVKITGLNKRLNRLFEITGLNEIIDIEQKESEDNNATL; from the coding sequence ATGAATTTACAAGTTGAGTTACTAGAACAAAATAGTGTTCAATATTTCAAGGTTGTCGGGGAGATTGATGCGTTTACGGCACCTGTTCTACGGGAGCGTCTGGCAGCTGTTGAAAATGTCCAAGGTTTGAAGGCGGAGTTGGATCTATCCGAAGTGGACTATATGGACAGTACAGGCCTCGGTGTTTTCGTAGGTTTCTATAAGGCTGTTTCCGCTAACGGCGGGCATGTAAAGATCACGGGCTTGAACAAACGGTTGAACCGCCTGTTTGAAATTACCGGTCTGAATGAAATTATCGATATTGAACAGAAGGAAAGTGAGGACAATAATGCAACATTATGA
- a CDS encoding PP2C family protein-serine/threonine phosphatase produces MPQEVGRQYKEIMGKYLESPSEEDLYVGQQFSRRFIEKEIAPEDVISIHKTALIELHPELQDEVWDSLDFLIEMMIHYGLTLREHQSLIRKQEAIQMEMNVATKVQDTLLKTKMPCVSGLDVGYISQPATQMNGDYVYFLNKAHESGVAVADVIGKGIPAALCMSMIKFGMDGLPDGNTSPQNVLGIINRIVEKSVDDSMFISMFYGKYNAEDTTFSYASAGHEPALYFNNDTGVFSELDAKGLLLGVKPDTEYEERSVVLNDGDFIAMMTDGVTETRTEEGFIDMNAIQNLLRDVKDKSAQQIAEYVYHHLAELQNYRLSDDFTIVIFKKEPEQV; encoded by the coding sequence ATGCCACAAGAAGTCGGCAGGCAGTATAAGGAAATTATGGGGAAATATTTGGAGAGCCCGAGCGAAGAGGATCTCTACGTCGGACAGCAATTCAGCAGGCGTTTCATTGAAAAGGAAATTGCGCCTGAGGATGTCATAAGCATCCACAAAACCGCATTAATTGAGCTGCATCCAGAGTTGCAGGATGAAGTGTGGGACTCCTTGGATTTCCTAATCGAGATGATGATCCATTATGGTCTCACATTACGTGAGCACCAAAGCCTCATCCGTAAACAGGAAGCGATCCAAATGGAGATGAATGTCGCGACGAAAGTGCAGGACACACTTCTGAAGACGAAGATGCCATGTGTCAGCGGCCTGGACGTTGGATACATCTCGCAGCCCGCTACACAGATGAATGGTGATTACGTCTATTTCCTGAATAAGGCGCACGAATCGGGCGTTGCTGTAGCGGACGTGATCGGTAAAGGGATTCCTGCCGCATTATGCATGTCCATGATTAAATTCGGCATGGACGGTTTGCCTGATGGAAATACGAGCCCGCAGAATGTCCTTGGCATCATCAACCGCATTGTCGAAAAGAGTGTCGACGACTCGATGTTTATCTCAATGTTCTATGGTAAATACAATGCTGAAGATACGACATTCTCTTACGCATCAGCGGGTCATGAACCAGCATTGTATTTCAATAACGACACAGGGGTATTTTCGGAATTGGATGCCAAGGGATTGCTTCTCGGCGTCAAACCGGATACCGAATATGAGGAGCGATCGGTCGTATTAAACGATGGGGACTTCATTGCAATGATGACGGATGGCGTCACTGAAACGAGGACGGAAGAAGGATTCATCGACATGAATGCAATCCAAAATCTACTTCGTGACGTGAAAGACAAGTCGGCTCAGCAAATTGCAGAATATGTCTATCATCATCTTGCAGAACTTCAAAACTATCGATTGAGCGACGACTTCACAATTGTCATTTTCAAAAAAGAGCCGGAACAGGTTTAA
- a CDS encoding anti-sigma regulatory factor has translation MNFRSSVEIITEWDIVAARQLGRNEAKKAGFGTVDQARITTAISELARNIYLYAGKGKIEIERVTDDGKFGIKIIASDEGPGIPDLRKVMEDGFSTSGGLGAGMPGVKRLMDEFKVVSENGAGTTITTTKWLH, from the coding sequence ATGAACTTTAGGTCTTCTGTAGAGATAATCACGGAATGGGATATCGTTGCTGCAAGGCAATTAGGGCGTAACGAAGCAAAGAAGGCCGGTTTCGGAACCGTCGACCAAGCTCGCATCACGACCGCAATCAGCGAACTGGCGAGAAATATTTATCTGTATGCCGGAAAAGGGAAGATTGAGATTGAAAGAGTGACTGATGATGGGAAGTTCGGCATCAAAATCATCGCTTCTGATGAAGGTCCAGGAATCCCTGATCTGCGTAAAGTGATGGAAGACGGCTTTTCGACATCTGGCGGCCTTGGAGCAGGAATGCCTGGAGTGAAACGGCTTATGGACGAGTTCAAAGTCGTTTCGGAAAACGGGGCTGGAACGACCATAACGACAACAAAATGGCTTCATTGA
- a CDS encoding STAS domain-containing protein, with amino-acid sequence MNARIPILKLNEVLIVSIQWELDDQTAIQFQEDLLNKMHKTAALGVVIDLTPIDFIDSFIAKVLGDVINMTGLMGAKVVITGIQPAVAITLIELGIRLSNVMTALDLENGLDKLYKELEA; translated from the coding sequence TTGAATGCACGTATACCGATTTTGAAATTGAATGAAGTCCTCATCGTGTCGATTCAATGGGAGTTAGATGACCAGACGGCCATTCAATTTCAGGAAGACCTATTGAATAAAATGCATAAAACTGCAGCTCTTGGTGTTGTAATCGACTTGACGCCGATCGATTTCATTGATTCCTTCATCGCAAAAGTCTTGGGGGATGTGATCAATATGACAGGTTTGATGGGCGCGAAAGTTGTAATCACTGGTATTCAGCCTGCAGTTGCCATCACATTGATTGAGCTTGGGATCCGCTTGAGTAATGTAATGACTGCGCTAGACTTGGAAAACGGTTTGGATAAACTTTATAAAGAATTGGAGGCCTGA
- a CDS encoding RsbT co-antagonist protein RsbRA — translation MNKIMVEGINQNMDEIIERWIRRMKEEKGERFFHFMPDHLVEKTSREFAELMTSNITDSSAANTERINDFTEKVVRFGWAIKFVNKAIDNFSDVVFEFLEEQEIINEGNLRSFNIIFKNWINPLRESIIDAYSTEWERTVSLQKIALQELSASLIPVFDKISVMPLVGTIDTERAKLIMENLLEGVVSQRAEVVLLDITGVPVVDTMVAHHIIQAAEAVRLVGAKCMLVGIRPEIAQTIVALGINLHEFTTKSTLQRGMQAALGMTNRAIVEVEAN, via the coding sequence ATGAATAAAATAATGGTAGAAGGCATCAATCAGAACATGGACGAAATCATCGAGCGTTGGATCAGAAGGATGAAAGAGGAAAAGGGGGAACGTTTTTTCCACTTTATGCCTGATCACCTGGTCGAAAAAACAAGCAGGGAATTTGCGGAGCTTATGACTTCCAACATTACCGATTCATCAGCTGCGAATACTGAAAGAATCAACGACTTCACAGAGAAAGTCGTCCGTTTCGGCTGGGCGATCAAATTCGTCAATAAGGCGATCGACAATTTTTCAGATGTCGTATTCGAGTTTCTGGAGGAGCAAGAGATCATCAACGAAGGAAACTTACGTTCTTTCAATATCATCTTCAAAAACTGGATTAATCCTTTACGGGAAAGCATTATCGATGCCTATTCCACGGAATGGGAAAGGACGGTCAGCTTGCAGAAAATCGCATTGCAAGAGTTGTCCGCTTCCTTAATTCCAGTATTCGACAAGATTTCAGTCATGCCTTTAGTCGGGACGATCGACACGGAACGCGCGAAGCTGATCATGGAGAACCTTTTGGAAGGCGTAGTGAGCCAGCGGGCTGAAGTGGTACTGCTCGATATTACAGGAGTCCCGGTCGTAGATACGATGGTTGCGCATCATATTATCCAAGCGGCGGAAGCGGTGCGTTTGGTAGGTGCGAAATGCATGCTTGTCGGCATCCGTCCTGAAATTGCACAGACGATTGTCGCCTTGGGCATCAACCTTCATGAATTCACGACGAAAAGCACGTTGCAGAGGGGAATGCAGGCAGCTTTGGGAATGACAAATCGAGCAATCGTGGAGGTGGAAGCAAATTGA
- a CDS encoding type II toxin-antitoxin system PemK/MazF family toxin — MAIKRGDVFFADLSPVVGSEQGGTRPVLVIQNDIGNRFSPTVIVAAITAQIQKAKLPTHVEIDAERYGFERDSVILLEQVRTIDKSRLTDKITHLDEPLMEKVDEALEISFGLVKF, encoded by the coding sequence TTGGCAATAAAACGTGGGGACGTCTTTTTTGCAGACCTGTCACCCGTCGTTGGTTCCGAACAGGGAGGGACGAGACCGGTGCTTGTCATCCAGAATGACATAGGCAACCGGTTCAGCCCGACAGTGATTGTTGCAGCGATCACTGCACAAATCCAGAAGGCTAAATTGCCGACACATGTCGAAATCGATGCGGAACGGTATGGTTTCGAGCGGGATTCCGTGATCCTGCTCGAACAAGTCCGCACGATCGATAAGTCGAGGCTGACGGATAAAATCACCCATTTGGATGAACCATTGATGGAAAAGGTTGACGAAGCGCTGGAAATTAGCTTCGGGCTTGTTAAATTTTGA
- a CDS encoding transcriptional regulator, whose product MREKNIKIVKVSKGNEIEHTAVHQEPERGEFAYVSTKRYMSSHEADTIREAMMIGYVEMSQINLRIAKECLHAELEAQHTVERLVSGG is encoded by the coding sequence TTGCGAGAGAAAAACATAAAAATCGTAAAAGTATCGAAGGGGAATGAAATTGAACATACGGCCGTCCATCAAGAGCCGGAGCGCGGAGAATTCGCTTATGTTTCAACGAAGCGGTATATGTCTAGTCATGAAGCGGATACGATCCGTGAAGCGATGATGATCGGCTACGTTGAAATGTCGCAAATCAACTTACGAATCGCAAAGGAATGCTTGCATGCGGAGCTCGAAGCCCAGCATACGGTGGAACGTCTCGTAAGCGGAGGATGA